The nucleotide window CTGACCTCACACCCCAGAATAAATCTGAAACATTCTGCTTCCCCAGCAACTCTGTTGAGGCATCTTGACTCACTCCTCAGCATGGTGACTGGCCAGTGAACCAGCTACAGTAACATATTAAttcaaaaagacattttacaTTCCCAAatgacaaggtaaaaaaaaaattcttgtgccTTTACTACAAGCTGGAATTTCAGATGTCAGACACATTTAAGATGAATTACAGATTTTTGACACCTGTCTTCATTAATTTTGAGAGTTAAATTGCTTTGGTGGTAAAATAAAATTTGGCAATAAAACCTGCCATACTTTAAATGCAGTTCATACACAGCATTATCTGGATGCTAAGTACAATATCTTTTTGTGGTTAACAGCGAGAAAACCAAAAAAGGCTCAAAGATGCTATGGCTATGCACAgtgcttttaaaaacacattgTGTTTTGCAGGATAAATTCCTGCTTGTTTCCTAAACCCACTGTTGgtacaaatctgttttctgtagGTGAGCCACCTCTTTTGTCTCTTCAAACAAAAACTCTGCCTTCATTTAAGAGGCTACAACTTAATTTATTTCCACACACTGAGAAGCATTCCTCTTTCAATCTGGGTAAAAGCAGGCGCTTTTGTCAGGAACCCCCTAGAAGTCTGTGTTAGAAAATGCTGCTGAtatgaaacaaaaccacaggGGCCCATGAAGCGGGTGGAATCCCCCTGTAACTGCCCAGTGTTCTGCATGCCACACCGACTGCAGGGAGCCTCGGTAGACTTTTACATATCTGCTGTGCCCCAGAGAAGCGTTTGCATGGAACCTCGCGTCAGAGAAAGAAATATGCTCTGGAATGGCACTGGTGCAGCGtgtcatttttttctgatgaaaattaaACCAGACACTCAACCTCCATGAGGCatgctgcagagggccaggaacAGTTCTTATTTTAGTAACTTCTACAGcctttctgcctgctgctgctttgggtCAGCCTGGTGAGGTTGCTCGAGACTATCTCGGTgttgctgcttctgctcctgctttttcttttcagtcagtGCTTTTGCTCTGGTGGTCACTGGCCTGTGTCTAGCATCAGGCCTCTCTTCATCCTGCTGGTGCTTTTTGCAATGTTTTTCAAAGGTAGAAATTTTGGCATATGTCCGGTTGCAAACCAAGCAGTGGTACGGCCGCTCCCCACCGTGTGTTCTCATGTGAAGCTGGAGGTAAGATGACCTGGAAAAGGCTCGGCTGCAGACCGAGCAGCGTTGAGGCTCGCGTGCCTCATGGGTCTTCAGGTGCTGCTTGAGGGACGACGCCTGCTTGAAGGCCTTCCCACAGGTGGAACACTTGAAGTTCCTCTCGCCCGACTCAAGAAGCTGGTGCGACACGAGGTGGGCGGAGGAGCGGAACTTCTTCCCGCACTTGTCGCACTTGTAGGGCCGTTCCCCGGTGTGCAGGCGGACGTGGAGGACCAGCCCGGCCTTCTGCGTGAAGGCCTTCTCGCACTGCAGGCACTTGAAAGGCCTCTCGCCCGTGTGCATGCGGCGGTGAGTGGCGAGGTGCGAAGCGCGCCCGAAGAGCTTGCCGCAGTCCTCACACTTGAAGGGCCTCTCGCCGGTGTGGATGGCCTTGTGGCGCACCAGATGCGAGGACTGGAGGAAGAGCTTCCCGCAGACGGGGCACTGGTACTTGCGCTCACCTGTGTGGGAGCGGAGGTGGAGGGCGAGGTGCGACGAGGAGATGAAGGCCTTGCCGCAGAGCGGGCAGGCGTGGGGCCGCTCCCCGGTGTGGGTGCGCTTGTGCAGGACCAGCCCCGAGGAGAGGGCGAAGGCCTTGGCGCAGACGGGGCAGCGGTAGGGCTTCTCCCCGGTGTGGACCCGGCGGTGCTTGGCCAGGGCGCCGGCCTGCGCGAAGGCCTTCCCGCACTGCTCGCACCCGTGGGGCCGCTCCGCCTCGGCGCCGAACGCCaagccccgcccgcccccccccgcccggcggcccggcccgcccgacGGCCCCGCCGGCACcatggcggcggccccgcgccccacGGCACACCGGAAGCGGCGGCGCGGGAGCCGCCCCGCGCGCATGCGCCGCCGGCGCGCGGCTATGACGGCCGGAAGCGAAGGGCCCGGCAGGCTGCCCGCCCTCCTGCCTCGGGCCCTGCCGCGGGAAGCGGGGCGCCCGGTGCCGAGGGAAGGGGCGTTCTGCACGCACACGCGCGCCCGCCCACCTCCCCGAAGTCCTCGGCCCCGCTTTAGAAAGCTCCGGTGTGTGGCAGGCGCCGGCCGTGGGAGAGGAGGGCCCACGCGTGGGGCGGGGCAGGGAGGCAACCAGACCCCGGAGAGCAGTTCGGGCACTGGAAGCATGACGTTCAGGAATATGCAGGCTTTGAGGATGTGCGATTGCTTTAACTGTAAAGCACTGTAatgaaatgttacagaaaaagcCCTTCGGGCATTAAACTGTCCAAACCAGGTGAAAATCTTCGGTAGTAAAGAAGTTAAAATTTTCTGACCTAACAGCGTTTCAACATTCAGCAGTCAGATTTTCAAGAgctgttttgaaatgtttaatgtgctttttgtttcagatttacTTTACAAGGCAACTTGTCTCACTGTCATCAATATCTAAATACAAAAATCTTACAATGCTTTATTTGCTAAAAACCTACAACATTAAAATTGGGGTTAGGTAGTTCTTTCGTTTTGccagctgttttttttttatgaggaGTGTCCCACAGTCCACTGCTAGAAGTTGCTGTACTTAAAACAATAAGTTACACAAGTTCTGTACATAATTACAGTCATAGTAGAGTATGCAGCTGTATGATACACCACAGTCAAACACCATGAAGGCAAAGAACTACTATACATGAAAGCTTTTTGTTGAAGACTTTATTTGACCAAGAGTCAATTTGATATCCTCATATCAGGAGACTGACATCTATCTTTCTTAGGCACTGATCCAGGCAGAATTGCCTTGCAGAAAAACCTGTCTCTTTTGCCAAACTCATgcgttattaaaaaaaatttctgtagcTCAAAATCTTTAAACAactctataaaaataattatttgctagTCCCGTGCTTACCTTCAAATACATGAAGTATTTGAATAACTTCACATTCTCTTTCTGAATTAGGTTCACTGCAGTAATTAGATCAGGCAGAAACTTCAAAACCTTAATTAGTCAAGTGTGACTCAACCAACTGGgtatttcagcttgaaaaaaaagtgtctgtCTAAAtacaactctaaaaaaaaaaaaagatagtttgtACCACAGCAGATCAAGCTAACTAACACTGAGTATCTTTTccatggtggaaaaaaaaaaaagtcactatcATAAATTTTAGCACAGGATATTCAGGGAAAACATATTGTAAGACCATGCTTTTGTAAACATTTCTACAAATCACTCAGAGACTATTGGCTTTAGAATGAATTTTCAAATACTTGGCATTATGCAGGGCAGTAATTAATAGCTAATGCTGTGAAAACAAGCAACTTTACATGGTTACGACAGCAAGAGCAGTGACAGCTCCTGCATCAAGTAGTTAAAACTggatattaatttatattttattataaagtTTATAGCATTACAGAGTCCAGCATGGCACGATAAGTAACCTTGTTACAGTTGCAGTATTTGTTTTTGCTTGGTACAAAAAAGCTGAACAGCAGCATAATTGTTCTTATATTGAATCTGGGATTGGAatgaatttgtttcttttgaatAGGGATGAGtcagtgatttaaaataaaaaggctgcATTTTTAAATCTCAATATGTGCAAAATTCCTTTCAGTACAGTAAAGAATACGGTAGAGATGTGTGCAGTCCTGAAAGTTACATGCCAACCCAGATACTGCCAATATATTGCAAACAATCACATGAAGGGTAAACTCTGGTTACTCACGACTTTCAGTATTATTTCCAAGAATCCTCCTCACAGCTGGTGTTCTCTCTCCACCCTGATTTATGTCCTTTTATGCAGTGCATCAAGTACTGACATTCAtaattattgtaaaaaaaaaaaaattggtccgTGATAGTTCTGATAAGCTTCCTTCAGGAATTCCAGTAAACTCTCCATCCTAAGACAGCTGTAACTGTTACAATGGATTTATGAAAGCAAATGCAATCTGAGAGATGAAGGTCTGTGAAGATTAGGATCTCCATTTTTCTAAGGTCttcaacagcttttaaaaacacagaatgTGAATTCCCATGTTATTGTCTGGAAAGTCCCTTGATTTTGGTGCTTTAGCCTTGACgtgattttctgttttcacatgtTGTAAGCAACATAAATAGGATCTAACTG belongs to Athene noctua chromosome 7, bAthNoc1.hap1.1, whole genome shotgun sequence and includes:
- the LOC141962629 gene encoding uncharacterized protein LOC141962629 yields the protein MLPVPELLSGVWLPPCPAPRVGPPLPRPAPATHRSFLKRGRGLRGGGRARVCVQNAPSLGTGRPASRGRARGRRAGSLPGPSLPAVIAARRRRMRAGRLPRRRFRCAVGRGAAAMVPAGPSGGPGRRAGGGGRGLAFGAEAERPHGCEQCGKAFAQAGALAKHRRVHTGEKPYRCPVCAKAFALSSGLVLHKRTHTGERPHACPLCGKAFISSSHLALHLRSHTGERKYQCPVCGKLFLQSSHLVRHKAIHTGERPFKCEDCGKLFGRASHLATHRRMHTGERPFKCLQCEKAFTQKAGLVLHVRLHTGERPYKCDKCGKKFRSSAHLVSHQLLESGERNFKCSTCGKAFKQASSLKQHLKTHEAREPQRCSVCSRAFSRSSYLQLHMRTHGGERPYHCLVCNRTYAKISTFEKHCKKHQQDEERPDARHRPVTTRAKALTEKKKQEQKQQHRDSLEQPHQADPKQQQAERL